One window of the Candidatus Jettenia sp. genome contains the following:
- a CDS encoding OmpA family protein, which produces MRKKYLSASFLMVSMIILTGCAQLKPLKKPIEPLETFVPQNLDSESQDVKYVPKIKSFVIILDASASMEEEFTGTVNKGHSKFAVAKDILTRMNNTLPEIDINSALVTFGHGFLKPLDKTFVVYELTKHSRSLLEDALNGATVPKGSSPAGNAIKDAKNLLLTSGGQNAVILVSDGEQLIGSPMARAQDLKEMYGDRVCLYTIFVGNTAEGERELRDLAQEVTCGFSVTADEIASSDDMADFVKKVFLTATQKQDIDIDSDGDGVYDKDDECPDTPQGAIVDPRGCWVVKGITFEYKKWDIKEEFNSNLSNIVDILQKNPNMHIRIEGHTDNIGSMEYNIDLSQKRAQAVKNYLVDKGINESRVSIVGFGYKKPIAPNDTEEGRALNRRAEIVPIK; this is translated from the coding sequence ATGCGGAAAAAATATCTATCAGCATCGTTTCTTATGGTATCAATGATAATTTTAACGGGTTGCGCGCAACTTAAGCCTCTTAAGAAACCTATCGAACCCCTTGAGACTTTTGTTCCTCAAAATCTGGATTCAGAATCTCAAGATGTGAAGTATGTGCCAAAAATTAAAAGTTTTGTAATTATTTTAGATGCATCAGCATCTATGGAAGAAGAATTTACCGGTACCGTTAATAAAGGGCATTCCAAATTTGCTGTGGCAAAAGATATTTTAACGAGAATGAATAATACCCTGCCTGAAATCGATATAAATAGTGCCCTTGTAACATTTGGGCATGGATTTTTAAAGCCATTAGACAAAACATTTGTTGTTTATGAACTCACGAAGCACTCACGGAGTCTTTTAGAAGACGCATTAAACGGGGCAACGGTTCCCAAGGGCAGCAGTCCGGCTGGTAATGCTATAAAAGATGCAAAGAATCTATTACTGACGTCAGGTGGCCAAAATGCAGTGATTCTTGTCAGTGACGGTGAACAGTTAATCGGAAGTCCTATGGCGAGGGCACAGGATTTAAAAGAAATGTACGGAGATAGGGTATGCCTTTACACCATTTTCGTGGGAAATACTGCCGAAGGAGAAAGAGAGCTCAGAGACCTTGCACAAGAAGTAACATGTGGTTTTTCGGTAACTGCCGATGAAATTGCATCCAGTGATGACATGGCGGACTTTGTAAAAAAGGTATTTTTGACAGCTACGCAAAAACAAGATATTGATATTGATAGTGATGGTGATGGTGTTTACGACAAAGATGATGAATGCCCGGATACACCTCAAGGAGCAATTGTCGATCCTAGAGGATGCTGGGTGGTAAAAGGAATCACGTTTGAATATAAGAAATGGGATATTAAAGAAGAGTTTAATTCAAATCTCAGCAACATTGTCGATATTTTACAAAAAAATCCGAATATGCACATAAGAATAGAGGGACATACGGACAATATCGGTTCAATGGAGTATAATATAGACCTCTCCCAAAAAAGAGCTCAGGCGGTAAAGAACTATTTAGTCGATAAAGGTATCAATGAATCACGTGTCTCTATCGTAGGTTTTGGATATAAAAAGCCTATTGCTCCTAATGACACAGAAGAAGGCCGTGCGCTGAACAGAAGGGCTGAAATTGTTCCCATAAAGTAA
- a CDS encoding glycoside hydrolase family 15 protein, with product MAYQPIENYGLIGNLRTAALVGMNGSIDWLCLPRFDSASVFAAILDDQKGGRFRIAPKGEGLRHKQHYWPNTNILITRFLHPDGIGEIEDYMPVGGAGGAPDDQLVRRVRVVHGRMPFYLECRPAFDYARAQHETLVAWQGARFDGPELSLGLAASVPLRRDGDGVLSDFVLSEGQSATFVLRRLDQGRDAGYCPDTGEAEERFRETVAYWQRWLSHCTYQGRWREMVQRSALALKLLTYEPTGALIAAPTTSLPENIGGVRNWDYRYTWLRDASFTLYALMRIGFTEEAARFMDWLVARLQEDKSACDGPLQLMYGIDGQAELIEQELPHLEGYRCSRPVRIGNGAYDQLQLDIYGELMDSAYLFNKYGTPAGYDAWKNMRRLVDWVCNNWARTDEGIWEVRGGQRYFVFSRLMCWVALDRGLRLADKRSFPADRARWLRVRDEIYEDVMQKGWDLQRRAFVQAYGSPALDASNLLMPLVFFIAPSDPRMLATVDAIRKPIAQGGLAAGGLVYRYDPREAPDGLPGTEGTFNMCSFWLVEALTRAGRTDSRRLEEARLLFEEMLGYANHLGLYAEQTGPSGEALGNFPQAFTHLALISAAFNLDRTLDGGRTD from the coding sequence ATGGCATATCAACCGATTGAAAACTATGGGTTGATAGGCAACCTGAGAACTGCAGCGCTGGTGGGAATGAACGGCTCCATCGACTGGCTGTGCCTGCCCCGCTTCGACTCGGCCAGCGTCTTCGCCGCCATCCTGGATGACCAGAAGGGAGGCCGGTTTCGCATCGCCCCGAAGGGAGAAGGTCTACGGCACAAGCAACACTACTGGCCGAACACCAACATTCTCATTACGCGGTTTCTGCATCCCGATGGGATTGGCGAAATCGAGGACTACATGCCCGTAGGCGGGGCCGGTGGCGCCCCGGATGATCAACTCGTCCGGCGAGTCCGGGTGGTGCATGGCCGCATGCCGTTCTATCTGGAGTGCCGGCCTGCCTTTGACTATGCCCGTGCCCAGCACGAGACATTAGTTGCCTGGCAAGGCGCCCGCTTCGATGGACCAGAACTGAGCCTCGGACTAGCAGCCTCAGTCCCGCTGCGGCGTGACGGAGACGGTGTGCTTTCCGATTTTGTCCTGAGCGAAGGACAGAGCGCAACCTTTGTTCTACGCCGGCTCGACCAGGGTCGCGATGCTGGCTACTGCCCCGATACCGGAGAGGCGGAGGAACGGTTCCGGGAAACTGTGGCATACTGGCAACGATGGCTGTCGCACTGCACTTATCAGGGCCGCTGGCGTGAAATGGTTCAGCGCTCGGCGCTGGCACTCAAGCTGTTGACATACGAGCCAACAGGGGCCCTCATAGCTGCCCCAACCACGAGCCTTCCCGAAAACATTGGCGGGGTGAGAAATTGGGACTACCGCTATACCTGGCTTCGGGACGCATCCTTCACCCTCTATGCGTTGATGCGGATTGGCTTCACCGAAGAAGCTGCCCGGTTTATGGACTGGCTGGTGGCGCGCTTACAGGAAGACAAATCCGCCTGTGATGGCCCTCTCCAACTCATGTATGGCATCGACGGCCAGGCCGAGTTGATCGAACAGGAACTTCCACACCTGGAGGGCTACCGATGTTCTCGGCCTGTGCGGATCGGCAACGGCGCTTACGATCAACTCCAGCTCGATATTTACGGTGAACTGATGGACTCTGCCTACTTGTTTAATAAATATGGCACGCCCGCTGGCTATGATGCATGGAAGAATATGCGCCGGCTGGTAGACTGGGTCTGTAACAACTGGGCGCGTACGGATGAGGGGATCTGGGAAGTGCGCGGTGGACAGCGGTACTTCGTTTTCTCACGACTTATGTGCTGGGTAGCCCTGGACCGCGGTCTGCGTCTGGCCGATAAACGGTCGTTCCCGGCAGACCGGGCACGGTGGCTGCGTGTACGGGACGAAATATACGAGGATGTAATGCAAAAAGGATGGGACCTACAACGCCGGGCCTTCGTCCAGGCATACGGCTCTCCCGCCCTGGACGCCTCGAATCTGCTGATGCCACTGGTATTCTTCATTGCCCCCAGCGACCCGCGGATGCTTGCGACTGTGGACGCAATCCGCAAACCAATAGCGCAAGGTGGACTGGCTGCCGGCGGACTGGTTTACCGATACGACCCACGTGAGGCTCCAGATGGGCTACCGGGAACCGAAGGGACATTTAACATGTGCAGCTTTTGGCTCGTTGAGGCGCTGACCCGCGCCGGGCGCACCGACTCAAGACGGCTGGAGGAGGCACGACTCTTGTTCGAAGAGATGCTCGGCTACGCCAATCACCTGGGGCTCTATGCGGAGCAAACAGGCCCTAGCGGTGAAGCGTTGGGAAACTTTCCGCAAGCGTTCACCCACCTGGCCCTTATCAGCGCCGCATTCAACCTCGACCGGACGCTGGACGGCGGACGTACCGATTGA
- a CDS encoding small ribosomal subunit Rsm22 family protein encodes MSYNTTEEIKIRRYRLPDHLSRFIEQQLDKIGFSLATPKSLAQAILHQSDFYIRHPYGETPWKEHWAQAAQLAYYFPLNWIRAQAILDRGEEVGFWNDIKSYLEFGSGLGPFTCQNRYFNEGLCIEPSLEAQSVARNLARHFGITRPLTWNVRFEKTASIDVAVFSYVLTELPQLPPWIYEVKSLVFAEPSTQDDGRRLMNLRERLIKDGYYPYAPCVHSNACPLLIESKKDWCHDRVLFDAPPWWLEMEEYLPMKNRTVTFSYLLMKKEKPDLKKANMGRLVGDSLVEKGKTRQMVCRNSRREFLSWLHKEAEKFELPRGEMVSIPEDEIRKGPEIRIRKSPKLGIP; translated from the coding sequence ATGTCTTACAATACAACAGAAGAAATCAAAATTCGGCGTTACAGACTTCCTGATCATCTTTCCCGGTTTATTGAACAACAGTTAGATAAGATTGGTTTTTCACTAGCAACCCCAAAATCTCTTGCTCAGGCGATTCTTCACCAATCTGATTTTTATATCAGACATCCCTATGGAGAAACCCCATGGAAGGAGCATTGGGCTCAGGCTGCACAGTTGGCCTATTACTTTCCCCTTAACTGGATTCGGGCACAGGCCATATTAGATAGGGGTGAAGAAGTTGGGTTTTGGAATGATATCAAATCTTATTTGGAATTTGGTAGCGGACTTGGCCCCTTTACCTGTCAGAACCGGTATTTCAACGAAGGACTATGTATTGAACCTTCCCTTGAAGCTCAATCAGTTGCCAGGAATCTGGCTCGTCATTTTGGAATTACACGGCCACTTACATGGAATGTAAGATTTGAAAAAACAGCATCGATTGATGTGGCTGTTTTTTCTTACGTACTGACAGAACTGCCACAACTGCCTCCCTGGATTTATGAGGTAAAAAGCCTGGTGTTTGCAGAACCATCAACTCAAGATGATGGACGCCGGCTGATGAATCTCAGAGAACGCCTTATTAAAGACGGATATTATCCATATGCACCCTGTGTACACAGCAATGCATGTCCGCTTCTTATAGAATCAAAAAAAGACTGGTGCCACGACCGGGTTTTGTTTGATGCACCTCCGTGGTGGCTTGAAATGGAAGAATATCTTCCCATGAAAAACCGTACGGTCACATTCTCCTATCTATTAATGAAAAAAGAAAAACCTGATCTGAAAAAGGCAAATATGGGAAGACTCGTGGGTGACAGCCTTGTCGAAAAAGGAAAGACGAGACAAATGGTTTGTAGAAATTCCAGGCGTGAATTCCTTTCCTGGCTGCACAAAGAAGCTGAAAAATTCGAACTCCCTCGGGGAGAAATGGTTTCAATTCCGGAAGATGAGATCAGAAAGGGGCCAGAAATACGCATCCGAAAAAGTCCGAAACTCGGTATTCCTTAA
- a CDS encoding AsmA family protein, whose translation MKKIIIIVLCSIFILVIGALITPFLIDVNKYKAKIIDIAKPHVARDLDFGSIKLTILKGLGAEIQGLHIAEKLGFGTSDFLNLERLRIKVKLLPLLKKQIQVKELILEKPVVRLIRNSKGELNIADLMGSGIEGHGDTESPEKKENEKNGSENEVKSGSDLFAGLLVSTFTVNQGHIDFVDEFTQQGTTTTTTIDLLDMKFIDVSTNKPIQMYITARLPGSSKQNFVTKGTVGPLDDTLDIKRLFMDVTLSLDEFNPDAGKSYFSIKNSLPDMSFLGLVNMQMVLKGNIDNLKADCNVDMRDLEIMYGETFHKPKSVPCQISMKATKTGDDIYLDPCVISMHTLFLKTSGKITGLTNPHFDLLMGTEETSLKGWGSLVPALKEYEPEGDFVLQSSLKGTMEDASVNLQFSSPRLMCNLSQTSDNNQKATTSQSFFESIDMKVQAGKKQNNIIGNGSLDVKKGNVMAAPFENIQAQFDYQNDMLDIRKFQVHAFQGNVSMNGKVKPREFQWNVKPVVENMNVAEAIDTLTQYKGLFKGRFSGSFTANNAGDDNQKGAIHARGPFRIDQGEIMNVNLVDTVLDALFGIKGVSKFLGKEGGELDKQKATRFDYLDGDFSMTGNKINVKKIALHNIHTAKATDSDAFIEGLVDYDTSSLDLKGKVVLSHEYSAKLAKKAEPLKALFNPENRMVLPITVTGSINKPRPILDIPYITSAMAKYYGRKELEKLGDKIGLPKKGDKDQQGEESPVGDILKDILK comes from the coding sequence ATGAAAAAGATCATTATTATTGTTCTGTGTTCGATTTTTATTCTTGTGATAGGTGCATTAATTACGCCATTTCTTATTGATGTAAATAAATATAAAGCAAAAATTATCGATATTGCGAAGCCGCACGTGGCGAGAGATTTGGATTTTGGCAGCATAAAACTCACCATTTTGAAAGGGCTGGGAGCGGAGATTCAGGGACTTCATATTGCGGAAAAGCTGGGATTTGGTACCAGTGATTTTCTGAATTTAGAACGCCTGCGGATAAAAGTAAAATTACTTCCTCTTTTAAAAAAGCAAATTCAAGTAAAGGAATTAATTCTGGAAAAGCCGGTAGTACGACTGATAAGGAACTCAAAAGGAGAGCTTAATATCGCAGACCTGATGGGTTCCGGGATAGAAGGGCATGGAGATACTGAAAGCCCGGAGAAAAAAGAGAATGAAAAGAATGGTAGTGAAAATGAGGTGAAAAGTGGAAGCGACCTTTTTGCAGGACTGCTGGTTTCTACATTTACGGTGAACCAGGGTCATATCGATTTTGTTGATGAGTTCACCCAGCAGGGAACTACCACAACGACAACGATAGATTTATTAGACATGAAATTCATTGATGTATCCACGAATAAACCGATTCAAATGTATATAACAGCCCGATTGCCTGGGAGTTCGAAGCAAAACTTCGTGACTAAGGGTACTGTGGGTCCCTTAGACGATACCCTGGATATAAAACGGCTTTTTATGGATGTTACATTATCTCTCGATGAATTTAATCCGGATGCAGGTAAATCTTACTTTTCTATCAAGAACTCTTTACCGGATATGAGCTTTTTAGGCTTAGTAAACATGCAAATGGTTTTGAAGGGAAATATTGATAATCTCAAGGCTGATTGCAACGTGGACATGAGAGACCTTGAGATTATGTATGGCGAAACATTTCACAAGCCAAAATCTGTCCCTTGTCAAATTTCTATGAAGGCAACTAAGACAGGAGATGATATTTATTTAGACCCGTGTGTTATCAGTATGCATACCTTGTTTTTAAAGACATCAGGGAAAATTACCGGTCTAACAAATCCGCATTTTGATCTTTTGATGGGCACCGAAGAAACATCCCTGAAAGGTTGGGGATCACTGGTTCCTGCACTGAAAGAGTATGAACCGGAGGGGGACTTTGTCCTTCAGAGCTCTTTGAAAGGAACGATGGAAGACGCTTCTGTTAATCTGCAGTTCTCGTCTCCAAGACTTATGTGTAATCTATCTCAAACATCGGATAATAACCAGAAAGCAACAACTTCTCAAAGTTTCTTTGAATCTATAGATATGAAAGTCCAAGCCGGGAAAAAGCAGAACAACATCATAGGCAATGGCAGCCTCGATGTCAAGAAGGGGAATGTGATGGCTGCTCCTTTTGAGAATATACAGGCACAGTTTGATTACCAGAATGATATGCTCGATATTCGTAAATTTCAAGTTCATGCCTTCCAGGGAAACGTTTCGATGAACGGTAAAGTAAAACCCCGTGAATTTCAATGGAACGTGAAACCGGTTGTTGAAAATATGAATGTGGCAGAAGCTATAGATACCCTCACACAATACAAGGGTTTATTCAAAGGGAGATTTTCCGGATCTTTCACAGCAAACAATGCCGGAGATGATAACCAGAAAGGAGCGATTCATGCTCGTGGGCCATTCCGTATCGATCAGGGGGAAATTATGAATGTAAATCTTGTAGATACAGTCCTGGATGCGCTTTTTGGTATAAAGGGTGTATCTAAGTTTCTGGGAAAAGAGGGTGGTGAACTGGATAAACAAAAGGCCACACGGTTTGATTATCTGGATGGTGATTTTTCCATGACCGGTAATAAAATCAATGTAAAGAAGATTGCATTACATAATATTCATACTGCAAAAGCAACGGATTCTGATGCTTTTATAGAAGGGTTGGTTGACTATGATACCAGCAGCCTCGACCTTAAGGGCAAGGTTGTTCTCTCCCATGAATATTCTGCTAAATTAGCCAAGAAGGCTGAACCTCTCAAAGCCCTCTTTAATCCGGAGAACCGCATGGTGCTTCCAATTACGGTAACGGGAAGTATAAACAAGCCAAGACCTATTTTGGACATACCCTATATAACCAGCGCCATGGCGAAATATTATGGCAGGAAAGAACTGGAAAAATTAGGCGATAAGATAGGATTACCCAAAAAAGGTGACAAAGACCAACAGGGCGAGGAGTCACCCGTAGGCGATATTTTAAAAGATATTTTAAAATAA